Proteins encoded within one genomic window of Geotalea daltonii FRC-32:
- a CDS encoding phage tail protein, with translation MAEPFLGEIRLFGFNFAPVGWATCDGQIMQITQNQALYALLGTTYGGNGTTTFNLPDFQGRTLLHANATYGEGKAGGVETVALATTSELPVHNHVLAANTGPGGSNVPQGNILAATQSPDNTKTAYATAKATPVANLAGGTLSPAGGSAGHNNVQPSLTVNFCIALTGLWPPRN, from the coding sequence ATGGCAGAACCATTTCTCGGCGAAATCCGGCTGTTCGGCTTCAACTTCGCCCCCGTCGGGTGGGCGACCTGTGATGGTCAAATAATGCAGATCACTCAAAACCAGGCGCTGTACGCCCTGCTCGGCACGACCTACGGCGGCAACGGCACCACAACCTTCAACCTCCCCGACTTTCAGGGCCGGACCCTGCTGCACGCCAACGCCACCTATGGCGAAGGGAAAGCCGGCGGCGTAGAGACGGTCGCCCTGGCGACAACCTCGGAGCTGCCGGTCCATAACCATGTGTTGGCAGCCAATACAGGTCCCGGCGGGTCCAACGTACCCCAAGGAAATATTCTGGCGGCGACGCAGAGCCCTGACAATACCAAAACAGCCTACGCAACGGCAAAGGCGACGCCGGTGGCCAATCTGGCGGGAGGCACGCTCTCTCCGGCCGGTGGTTCTGCCGGCCACAACAACGTGCAGCCGTCGCTGACAGTTAACTTCTGCATCGCCCTGACGGGGCTCTGGCCCCCTAGAAACTGA
- a CDS encoding phage tail protein, translated as MADPFIGEIRAFAFTYAPYGWATCDGQIMNVQQNTALFSIISNTYGGDGRTTFGLPNLSGRAPMGFGTGPALTPQTLGQSLGEASVSLATNNFPPHTHGFNAVSNTTATLATAADSYVAKAPSSGKPPVTTNSFQPSASAGTQLAADAVLLAGTAPGTMPHKNMQPYLPVLLCIALSGIYPARP; from the coding sequence ATGGCAGATCCATTTATCGGAGAAATCCGTGCCTTTGCCTTTACCTATGCCCCCTATGGCTGGGCCACCTGCGACGGACAGATCATGAACGTTCAGCAGAATACGGCACTGTTTTCCATAATCAGTAACACCTATGGCGGTGATGGCAGAACCACCTTCGGCCTGCCGAACCTGTCCGGACGGGCACCCATGGGCTTCGGCACCGGGCCGGCGCTGACCCCCCAGACTTTGGGCCAGTCACTGGGCGAAGCCTCGGTATCGCTGGCAACCAACAACTTTCCCCCCCATACCCACGGTTTCAATGCGGTGTCCAATACCACTGCTACACTGGCGACAGCAGCCGACAGCTATGTGGCAAAGGCGCCGTCATCGGGAAAGCCTCCTGTCACCACCAACTCATTCCAGCCGTCGGCCTCCGCAGGGACCCAGTTGGCGGCAGATGCCGTCCTACTGGCAGGAACTGCGCCCGGAACAATGCCGCACAAGAACATGCAGCCCTACCTGCCGGTTCTGCTCTGTATCGCCCTTAGCGGCATATACCCGGCCAGACCTTAA
- a CDS encoding InlB B-repeat-containing protein translates to MLKRSFVTLMVIMFAAFWCGHADAGIIGTGNGTYDFSNGNSGANGGIGTDNTAGAGFATFSDKFVLSNGMLIDDLVLTSIWAGNQQTAFTTGSFTVKAEGGSTCKTFTFKDLAIHDYDGSTNLESITVTTKRADGSTIATHASGVLSFNSTTPTQLSTLINGGTQFNDAYVDSIVINWTFQGGAAPSNLNFDNITIADVAAPPAPTVTGIAPTSGPTAGNTSVTITGTGFVNGATVTIGGASATGVTWNSATSISATTPSGTAGAKNVVVTNPDTQSGTLSGGFTYVANTAPTFVGGVTTLTVNQNASATDIKGLLHVSDTDPSQTLTWSQSAAPSHGTLSVSSATASSGSTDITPGGAITYQPTGGYSGSDSFTVQVSDGNGGTATRTITVTINPFYTVTYNGNGSTGGTVPVDGSSPYVTGSTVTVIGNTGSLVKAGFTFAGWNTMANGSGTTYAAGTPFTISGNTTLYAKWIGTVTYNGNGNNGGTVPTDATLYLPGDLVTAAANSGSLTRAGYTFAGWNTLADGTGTTYTAGSGTFAMAGHITLYAKWTAAVTYNGNGNTGGTAPTDATAYLSGTTVTVLGNTGTLVRTGYTFAGWNTLANGTGTSYAAADTFSIAGNTTLYAKWTATVTYNGNGNTGGVAPTDASSSYVAGATATVLGNTGTLTRTGYTFNGWNSAANGSGTDYSPGATFAISGNLTLYAKWTGTVTYNGNGNTGGTVPTDATGYLPGDTVTAAANSGTLVKTGYTFSGWNTLADGTGTTYAEGSTFNMAGHITLYAKWTAAVTYNGNGNTGGAAPTDATAYLSGATVTVLGNTGTLVRTGYTFSGWNTLANGTGTSYAAADTFSITGNTTLYAKWTATVTYNGNGNTGGAVPTDGSNPYVAGATVTVLGNTGSLVRTNYSFVGWNTLANGSGTPYAPGATFTMTGDITLYAQWLGIPVATAASSVNFSGFTANWGAVAGASGYYLDVATDIGFTTFVTGFNNLDVGNATTKAVTALSSGTPYWYRVRAYSASGTSADSNTINPTTATTRTVINTNDSGAGSLRQAIIDANPGDQITFDASLNGQTITLASALTIGKDLTISGPGAKNLTISGNNATRIFTVNGGNLTLQDLTIANGSAGDGGAMHNTATTTIERCVFSGNLATNAGGAVIAYGTMTIKDSSFTGNSALNYGGAIYSDCNFSMTNVTINNNSAGIDGGGIYFMNDPAAISNTTIAGNSASINGGGIANNGGAVSLKNSIVANNSAPSGPDIYGSPVTSQGYNLIGNTSGASIAGDTTGNITNQNPFLGPLADNGGPTQTMMLLNGSPAIDAGNCSSGPAADQRGMARPQEGTCDIGAYERGIPAAVTATGGTSQSTTINTAFSTPFSAKVADSLGFPLDGITVTFAGPGSGAGITAGGNAATNASGIASFSASANGNAGSYSVTATIGSLTAGYTLTNTKANQTITFNPPASATYGNSPITLTAIGGASGSPITFAVTSGPGSLTGNALTITGAGSIVVTASQAGNSNYSAAADVPRTIVVGKATATVNLSGLSQTYDGTGKLASVTTTPAGLTVNVTYDGSATAPSNAGSYAIIATINDANYQGSTSGTLTIGKAAQSVTFGTAPAIAYGGTGIVSATASSGLTLSLSSTTPTVCTVSGATVSGLAAGTCTIAADQAGNGNFNAATQATQSITIGKASQTITFGTAPTVFVGTTGTVSATASSGFAVSFTSTTPLVCTISGTAVTGIFPGTCTIAANQSGNGNYNAATQATQSMTVTVPLSLLLSTLSDGAVTTETTVNVCGLVSNPTFLSSVTINGVAIQVSSFGLFSYPVQLVAGANTITVIATSTSGNVITDTRTIILDTMAPRLTVTSPPDNTVVIRQFVTVTGTIVDLFAGNAKMAAADSAGMTVSYTVNGSSPQAASLTDTTYTFTAPLNEGMNTILITAVSQTGKTAQAKRTASYVPAFSLAVTDPSGDIRTVRDSYPLAGTVADNTTPVTVTINMDGQTYTPAVVEGVFRQLLSLTDTKVYQVSVTGTDQNSNTLTVQRNIIRTLPVAVDGTTEGLSIVDALLALQMAVGLKNQQPDQVLRLDMAPMVNGVSTGDGVVDIEDALVILRLVVGLI, encoded by the coding sequence ATGTTGAAGCGATCATTTGTCACTCTAATGGTCATTATGTTTGCAGCTTTTTGGTGCGGTCATGCAGACGCAGGCATCATCGGCACAGGCAACGGCACCTATGACTTCAGCAACGGCAATTCGGGCGCCAACGGAGGCATTGGCACAGACAACACCGCGGGAGCCGGGTTTGCCACCTTTTCCGACAAATTCGTCCTCAGTAACGGTATGTTGATCGACGACCTGGTGCTGACCTCCATCTGGGCCGGCAATCAGCAAACTGCCTTCACTACCGGGTCGTTTACCGTAAAAGCGGAAGGGGGATCGACCTGCAAGACCTTCACCTTCAAGGACCTGGCGATTCACGACTATGACGGCTCCACCAATTTGGAGTCCATCACCGTCACGACCAAGCGGGCTGACGGTTCGACCATCGCCACCCATGCCTCGGGTGTTCTCAGTTTCAACTCCACCACTCCCACACAACTGAGCACGCTTATAAACGGCGGCACTCAGTTCAATGACGCTTATGTCGATTCGATTGTCATAAACTGGACCTTTCAAGGGGGAGCAGCCCCTTCGAACCTTAATTTCGACAACATTACCATAGCCGATGTGGCAGCACCGCCAGCGCCGACCGTAACCGGCATCGCTCCCACCTCCGGGCCAACCGCCGGAAACACCAGCGTCACTATCACCGGCACCGGTTTCGTGAACGGCGCGACAGTGACCATAGGCGGCGCAAGCGCCACCGGGGTAACCTGGAACAGCGCCACCTCGATTTCGGCGACAACTCCGTCAGGTACTGCCGGAGCAAAAAATGTGGTAGTCACCAATCCCGATACGCAGAGCGGGACTCTGAGCGGCGGCTTTACCTATGTGGCCAACACCGCCCCGACCTTCGTCGGTGGCGTTACTACCCTGACAGTGAACCAGAACGCTTCCGCCACCGACATCAAGGGGCTGCTGCATGTCAGCGACACCGATCCCAGTCAGACCCTTACCTGGAGCCAGAGCGCTGCCCCGAGCCATGGCACGCTCAGTGTTTCCAGTGCCACGGCCTCTTCAGGTTCCACCGACATCACCCCGGGTGGCGCCATTACCTACCAGCCCACCGGCGGCTACAGCGGCAGCGACAGTTTCACCGTCCAGGTCAGCGACGGCAATGGAGGAACGGCTACCCGCACGATCACGGTGACGATAAATCCTTTCTACACCGTCACATACAACGGCAACGGCAGCACCGGCGGGACAGTCCCTGTTGACGGGAGCAGCCCCTACGTGACGGGCAGCACCGTCACCGTGATCGGTAACACCGGCTCGCTGGTTAAAGCGGGCTTCACCTTTGCCGGTTGGAACACGATGGCCAACGGCAGCGGTACCACCTATGCCGCGGGAACTCCCTTCACCATAAGCGGCAACACCACCCTTTACGCCAAATGGATCGGCACCGTCACCTACAACGGTAACGGCAATAACGGCGGCACAGTACCCACCGATGCCACCCTCTACCTGCCGGGAGACCTCGTCACCGCTGCCGCCAACAGCGGCAGCCTGACCAGGGCCGGCTACACCTTCGCCGGCTGGAACACCCTGGCCGACGGGACCGGCACAACCTATACCGCGGGCAGCGGCACTTTTGCCATGGCTGGGCATATCACCCTGTACGCCAAGTGGACCGCTGCCGTCACCTATAATGGCAACGGTAACACCGGCGGCACAGCTCCCACCGACGCCACAGCCTATCTGAGCGGGACCACGGTAACTGTTCTCGGCAATACCGGAACACTGGTGAGAACCGGTTATACCTTTGCCGGCTGGAACACCTTGGCCAACGGCACCGGTACCAGCTACGCCGCCGCAGATACCTTCTCCATCGCCGGCAACACCACCCTCTACGCCAAGTGGACCGCCACCGTCACCTACAACGGCAACGGTAACACCGGCGGCGTTGCACCGACAGACGCAAGCAGCTCCTATGTGGCAGGGGCTACGGCAACCGTTCTCGGCAACACAGGAACGCTGACCAGGACCGGCTACACATTTAATGGATGGAATAGTGCTGCCAATGGCAGCGGAACAGACTATTCTCCCGGCGCTACCTTTGCCATATCCGGCAATCTTACCCTTTACGCCAAATGGACCGGAACGGTCACTTACAACGGTAACGGCAACACCGGCGGTACAGTTCCCACCGATGCCACCGGTTACCTGCCGGGAGACACCGTCACCGCCGCCGCCAACAGCGGTACATTGGTGAAGACAGGCTACACATTCAGCGGCTGGAACACTCTGGCCGATGGCACCGGCACTACCTATGCCGAAGGCAGCACCTTCAACATGGCAGGGCACATCACCCTTTACGCCAAATGGACCGCTGCTGTCACCTACAACGGTAACGGCAACACCGGCGGAGCTGCTCCCACCGACGCCACAGCCTATCTGAGCGGGGCCACGGTTACTGTTCTTGGCAATACGGGAACACTGGTGAGAACAGGCTACACCTTCAGTGGATGGAACACCCTTGCCAATGGCACCGGCACCAGCTACGCCGCCGCAGATACCTTCTCCATCACCGGCAACACCACCCTCTATGCCAAGTGGACCGCCACCGTCACCTACAACGGCAACGGTAACACTGGTGGAGCCGTGCCAACCGACGGTAGCAACCCCTATGTGGCCGGAGCCACTGTGACCGTCCTCGGTAATACTGGATCACTGGTGAGAACCAATTATTCATTTGTCGGCTGGAATACCCTGGCAAACGGCAGCGGCACCCCCTACGCCCCAGGCGCAACCTTTACAATGACCGGCGACATCACCCTTTATGCGCAGTGGTTGGGAATCCCTGTTGCTACGGCAGCCTCTTCAGTTAACTTCTCCGGCTTCACCGCCAACTGGGGTGCTGTTGCAGGCGCATCCGGCTACTATCTCGACGTGGCTACCGACATCGGTTTCACCACCTTTGTCACCGGCTTCAACAATCTTGATGTGGGGAATGCCACGACCAAAGCAGTCACCGCTCTTTCGTCCGGCACCCCCTACTGGTACCGCGTCCGGGCCTACAGCGCCAGCGGCACCAGCGCCGATTCCAACACAATCAACCCCACAACCGCCACCACCCGCACCGTTATCAACACCAACGACAGCGGAGCAGGATCGCTCCGCCAGGCCATCATTGACGCCAACCCGGGCGACCAGATCACCTTTGACGCAAGCCTGAATGGCCAGACAATCACCCTTGCTTCAGCTCTGACTATCGGCAAGGATCTGACCATCAGCGGACCCGGTGCAAAGAACCTTACCATCAGCGGTAACAATGCTACCCGGATATTCACAGTAAACGGGGGAAATTTGACCCTGCAGGACCTGACCATTGCCAACGGCAGCGCTGGTGATGGTGGTGCGATGCATAACACAGCTACCACAACCATCGAAAGATGCGTCTTCAGCGGAAACCTGGCAACCAACGCCGGCGGCGCGGTAATTGCGTACGGCACTATGACAATTAAGGACAGCTCGTTCACGGGCAACAGCGCCCTGAATTACGGGGGTGCCATTTATAGTGACTGTAACTTTTCAATGACCAACGTCACCATAAACAACAACAGCGCGGGCATAGATGGCGGCGGAATATATTTTATGAACGACCCGGCTGCCATCTCTAATACCACTATTGCAGGGAATAGTGCCTCGATCAATGGGGGAGGGATAGCTAATAACGGGGGAGCAGTCAGCCTGAAAAACAGCATCGTCGCCAACAACAGTGCCCCGTCCGGTCCGGATATTTACGGTAGTCCTGTCACTTCCCAGGGATACAACCTGATCGGGAACACCTCAGGCGCATCAATCGCTGGAGACACCACAGGCAATATTACCAATCAAAACCCGTTCCTCGGCCCCTTGGCCGACAACGGCGGACCGACCCAGACGATGATGCTGCTCAACGGCTCCCCGGCCATTGACGCCGGTAACTGCAGCAGCGGTCCTGCCGCGGACCAGCGCGGCATGGCCAGACCCCAGGAAGGCACTTGCGACATCGGTGCCTACGAGCGGGGCATCCCGGCAGCCGTGACGGCAACCGGCGGCACGTCACAGTCGACAACCATAAACACGGCCTTTAGCACTCCATTTTCTGCCAAAGTCGCAGATTCTCTCGGCTTCCCCCTCGATGGCATAACAGTCACCTTTGCCGGTCCGGGGAGCGGTGCCGGTATAACCGCTGGGGGTAACGCGGCTACTAATGCCTCCGGCATCGCCTCCTTCAGCGCCTCGGCCAACGGCAATGCCGGCAGCTACTCTGTAACGGCCACCATCGGAAGCCTGACTGCCGGCTATACCCTCACCAATACGAAGGCGAACCAAACCATCACCTTTAACCCGCCAGCCAGCGCCACTTATGGGAATAGTCCCATTACCCTTACCGCCATCGGCGGCGCCTCCGGTAGTCCGATCACCTTTGCCGTCACTAGCGGGCCGGGGAGCCTCACCGGCAATGCCCTGACCATCACCGGCGCAGGCAGCATCGTTGTCACTGCTTCCCAGGCGGGAAACTCCAATTACAGTGCTGCGGCGGATGTGCCCAGGACCATTGTCGTCGGCAAGGCAACGGCCACTGTCAACCTTTCTGGATTGAGCCAGACGTACGATGGTACGGGCAAATTAGCTTCCGTCACTACCACACCCGCGGGGCTGACGGTGAATGTTACCTATGACGGCAGTGCCACGGCACCCAGCAATGCCGGCAGCTATGCAATCATTGCCACCATCAACGACGCCAACTACCAGGGGAGCACCAGTGGCACCCTTACCATCGGCAAGGCGGCGCAATCGGTCACCTTCGGCACCGCCCCGGCCATTGCCTATGGCGGAACAGGTATCGTCAGTGCTACCGCCAGTTCCGGATTGACACTTAGCTTAAGCTCCACAACGCCAACGGTTTGCACCGTCAGTGGTGCCACCGTCAGCGGCCTGGCCGCCGGCACCTGTACCATAGCCGCCGATCAGGCAGGTAACGGCAACTTCAATGCCGCAACCCAGGCCACCCAGAGCATCACCATCGGCAAGGCCAGCCAGACCATCACCTTCGGCACGGCCCCGACGGTTTTTGTCGGCACTACCGGTACTGTCAGCGCCACCGCCTCCTCTGGGTTTGCCGTAAGCTTCACCTCCACAACGCCCCTTGTCTGCACCATCAGCGGCACCGCCGTTACCGGCATATTCCCCGGCACCTGCACCATTGCCGCCAACCAGAGCGGTAACGGCAACTATAACGCCGCAACCCAGGCGACCCAGAGTATGACAGTGACCGTTCCCTTGAGCCTGTTGCTTTCGACCCTCAGTGACGGTGCCGTCACCACCGAAACCACGGTTAATGTCTGCGGTCTGGTCAGCAACCCGACTTTCCTCAGTTCCGTGACCATCAATGGGGTCGCCATTCAGGTCAGTTCTTTCGGCCTGTTCAGCTATCCCGTGCAACTCGTGGCCGGGGCCAATACCATCACCGTCATCGCCACCAGCACCTCCGGCAATGTCATTACCGATACCCGCACCATAATCCTCGATACTATGGCGCCTCGCCTGACCGTTACCTCTCCGCCGGACAACACGGTGGTGATCCGGCAGTTCGTCACCGTCACCGGTACCATTGTCGATTTGTTTGCCGGAAATGCAAAAATGGCCGCCGCGGATTCCGCAGGTATGACTGTCAGCTATACCGTCAACGGCTCATCCCCCCAGGCGGCCAGCCTGACCGATACGACGTACACCTTCACCGCCCCACTGAATGAGGGGATGAACACCATCCTTATAACAGCCGTAAGCCAGACAGGAAAGACAGCGCAGGCCAAGCGGACGGCCAGTTATGTGCCTGCCTTCTCCCTGGCCGTTACCGATCCGTCCGGCGATATCCGCACGGTGCGTGATTCCTATCCCCTTGCGGGAACAGTGGCGGACAATACAACTCCGGTAACTGTCACCATAAATATGGATGGCCAGACGTATACCCCGGCGGTGGTTGAGGGAGTATTCCGGCAGTTGCTGTCGTTGACCGATACCAAGGTGTACCAGGTGAGCGTTACCGGCACCGATCAGAACAGCAATACGTTGACGGTGCAGCGCAATATCATCCGCACCCTGCCGGTGGCGGTCGACGGAACGACGGAAGGTTTAAGTATTGTCGATGCGCTGCTTGCCCTGCAGATGGCGGTAGGGCTGAAAAATCAGCAACCGGACCAGGTTCTGAGGCTGGACATGGCGCCGATGGTCAACGGCGTTTCCACGGGGGACGGCGTCGTGGATATCGAGGATGCCCTGGTCATCCTGCGCCTGGTGGTGGGGCTAATCTGA
- a CDS encoding MarR family winged helix-turn-helix transcriptional regulator, with the protein MDSSKIAHLIGTVREKINRYLAGELERCAVKGLVASHGSILYHLFREEQVSMKKLAEVVGRDKSTVTTLVDKLVNLGYVTKGSGDADQRYSYVRLTEEGRALEPSFREISDNLLAAVFKGISEKEQQEVVRILSKIDRNL; encoded by the coding sequence ATGGATAGTTCAAAAATTGCCCATCTCATCGGTACCGTAAGGGAAAAGATCAACCGCTATCTGGCCGGGGAGCTGGAGCGCTGTGCCGTCAAGGGGCTCGTCGCCTCCCACGGCAGCATCCTCTACCATCTCTTCCGGGAAGAGCAGGTATCCATGAAAAAACTGGCGGAAGTGGTCGGGCGGGATAAATCTACGGTCACCACGCTGGTGGACAAGCTGGTCAACCTGGGCTACGTGACCAAAGGCAGCGGCGATGCCGATCAGCGCTACTCCTACGTCAGGCTGACAGAGGAGGGGCGGGCGCTGGAACCTTCGTTCAGGGAGATTTCCGACAACCTGCTGGCTGCTGTTTTCAAGGGCATTTCCGAGAAAGAGCAGCAGGAGGTCGTCAGGATTCTGAGCAAGATCGACCGCAATCTCTGA
- a CDS encoding pyridoxamine 5'-phosphate oxidase family protein yields MNTVTEFLTKNRTVYLATIGIDGNPKVRPFQFMLEDGGKLYFCTANNKPVYQEMQKHPAVEFSICDEKFAWLRLHGKAVFSQDLRIKEKVLEGNPLVKSIYKTADNPAFEIFYLEGAGATIADFSGNPPQTFTF; encoded by the coding sequence ATGAACACTGTAACTGAATTTCTCACCAAGAACAGAACTGTCTACCTGGCCACCATAGGTATCGACGGCAATCCGAAGGTGCGTCCTTTCCAGTTCATGCTGGAAGACGGCGGCAAGCTCTATTTCTGCACCGCGAACAATAAACCGGTCTATCAGGAGATGCAGAAGCATCCTGCCGTCGAATTCAGTATCTGCGACGAGAAGTTTGCCTGGCTGCGCCTCCATGGCAAAGCTGTTTTTTCTCAGGATCTTCGGATAAAGGAAAAGGTTCTGGAGGGGAATCCCCTGGTGAAATCCATCTATAAAACTGCAGACAACCCTGCCTTCGAGATATTCTATCTGGAAGGGGCCGGGGCCACCATTGCCGACTTCAGCGGCAACCCACCCCAGACCTTCACATTCTGA
- a CDS encoding SDR family oxidoreductase: MNIKGSVVMVTGANGGIGQALVRAFLERDAGKVYAAARDDTALAPLVQLGEGRVVPVQLDLLDGAGIARVAGECADVQILVNNAGINRGLWFLAPAGADAAREEMEVNFFGTLAMCRAFAPMMAHVGSGVIANVCSILGLVNMPANGTYCASKAAGHSLLQGLRGELAPKNIRVVGIYPGPVDTRLTAGLEIPKASPEGVAQAIVEGLAAGVEDIFPEEMSRQAHAMMLQDPKLAEREFGKMIPA, encoded by the coding sequence ATGAATATCAAAGGTAGTGTGGTAATGGTAACCGGCGCCAATGGCGGCATCGGTCAGGCGTTGGTCAGAGCATTCCTGGAGCGGGATGCGGGGAAAGTGTATGCTGCGGCACGGGACGACACGGCCCTCGCCCCCCTGGTGCAGTTGGGCGAAGGCCGAGTCGTGCCGGTCCAACTGGACCTTTTGGACGGAGCCGGGATCGCACGGGTTGCAGGAGAGTGCGCAGACGTGCAGATTCTGGTCAACAATGCCGGCATCAACCGGGGCTTGTGGTTCCTGGCGCCGGCAGGTGCGGACGCGGCACGGGAAGAAATGGAGGTGAATTTCTTCGGCACCCTCGCCATGTGCCGGGCCTTTGCCCCCATGATGGCCCATGTCGGCTCAGGCGTCATCGCCAATGTTTGTTCCATCTTGGGCCTGGTCAATATGCCTGCCAACGGCACCTACTGCGCGTCCAAGGCCGCCGGTCATTCGCTGCTGCAGGGGCTGCGCGGCGAATTGGCGCCGAAAAACATACGCGTCGTCGGCATCTATCCCGGCCCAGTGGATACCAGGCTGACGGCAGGGTTGGAAATCCCCAAGGCTTCACCGGAAGGGGTGGCGCAAGCAATCGTCGAAGGTCTTGCCGCCGGTGTCGAAGACATTTTCCCCGAAGAGATGTCCAGGCAGGCCCATGCCATGATGCTGCAGGACCCAAAGCTGGCCGAAAGGGAATTCGGGAAGATGATCCCCGCCTGA
- a CDS encoding MarR family winged helix-turn-helix transcriptional regulator gives MPFLLDESIGFVVNQTALKLRTEMARRLKPFGLTPEQWSVLNRLAEQDGISQRELATRTFKDQPTTARILDKLMALELVRRDDSTSDRRAFTIIITDNGRELRERILPVAEAMNDDAGRGLSQEERRQLFRMLNHLQGNMGGK, from the coding sequence ATGCCCTTCCTGCTTGATGAGTCCATAGGTTTCGTGGTCAACCAGACAGCCCTGAAACTGCGCACGGAGATGGCCCGTCGCCTGAAGCCCTTCGGACTGACGCCGGAGCAATGGTCGGTCTTGAACCGGCTGGCGGAACAAGACGGCATCTCCCAGCGGGAACTGGCCACCCGCACCTTCAAGGACCAGCCGACGACCGCCCGCATCCTGGACAAGCTGATGGCTTTGGAACTGGTACGGCGGGATGACAGCACCAGCGACAGACGCGCGTTCACCATTATCATCACCGATAACGGCCGGGAATTGCGGGAACGAATCCTTCCCGTTGCCGAGGCCATGAACGACGACGCAGGCCGTGGGCTGTCCCAGGAAGAGCGCCGGCAGCTTTTCAGGATGCTCAATCATTTGCAGGGAAACATGGGTGGCAAGTGA
- a CDS encoding nitroreductase family protein: MSTYWNVVKERRSYYAISKKQVTPDERIEEIVGEAVKHVPSPFNSQSARVVVLLGEQHDRLWDLAKAELKKILPADGYQATEEKINGFFRSGYGSILYFEDENVIQGLQQAFPLYSDNFPVWSHQSSGMLQFAVWSALELDGWGASLQHYNPVIDGAVRAEWSLPANWKLIAQMPFGKPVAQPDQKEFAPLAERLKLFK; this comes from the coding sequence ATGAGTACTTACTGGAATGTAGTAAAGGAAAGAAGAAGTTACTATGCCATCAGCAAGAAGCAGGTAACCCCTGATGAGCGGATTGAAGAGATCGTGGGAGAGGCGGTCAAACATGTGCCGTCGCCGTTCAATTCCCAGAGCGCCAGAGTGGTTGTCCTGCTTGGCGAGCAGCATGACCGGCTGTGGGACCTGGCCAAGGCCGAATTGAAAAAAATCCTGCCCGCGGATGGCTATCAGGCCACTGAAGAGAAAATTAACGGATTTTTCCGCAGTGGCTACGGTTCGATCCTGTACTTCGAAGATGAAAACGTCATCCAAGGACTGCAGCAGGCATTTCCCCTGTACAGTGATAATTTCCCCGTGTGGTCCCATCAGTCGTCGGGCATGCTGCAATTTGCCGTGTGGTCGGCGCTGGAACTGGATGGGTGGGGGGCCTCGTTGCAGCACTACAACCCGGTGATAGATGGGGCGGTAAGGGCAGAGTGGTCTCTCCCGGCGAACTGGAAGCTGATTGCCCAGATGCCGTTCGGCAAACCGGTCGCCCAGCCCGATCAAAAAGAGTTCGCACCTTTGGCGGAACGGCTGAAATTATTTAAATAA
- a CDS encoding hydrolase — MASIMGKGGPSQRLLTPQNSMLLLIDHQPQMAFASHSIDVQLLVNNVTGLAKSAKIFKVPTILTTVAAKSFSGPIFSNVQEVFPEYNPIDRTTMNSWEDPKVVEAVKQTDRKKLVMAALWTEVCLATAALSALDDGFEVYIVTDASAGVTVEAHEMAIQRMVQAGAVPVTWLQVLLEWQRDWARQETYNAVMSVAKEHAGGYGLGINYAKAMLGEHASEAQKELGK; from the coding sequence ATGGCCTCCATTATGGGAAAAGGTGGACCAAGCCAGCGTCTGTTAACGCCTCAAAACTCGATGCTGCTGCTTATCGACCACCAGCCGCAAATGGCATTTGCATCGCACTCCATCGACGTACAACTCCTCGTTAACAACGTGACGGGCCTTGCTAAATCGGCCAAGATTTTCAAGGTGCCGACGATCCTTACCACAGTCGCCGCCAAAAGCTTCAGCGGTCCCATTTTCTCCAATGTCCAGGAAGTCTTTCCGGAATATAACCCGATCGACCGCACGACGATGAACTCGTGGGAAGATCCGAAAGTGGTCGAAGCCGTGAAGCAGACGGATAGAAAGAAACTGGTAATGGCTGCGCTGTGGACGGAGGTCTGCCTTGCAACTGCCGCACTTTCCGCCCTTGATGACGGCTTCGAGGTTTACATTGTGACGGACGCCTCGGCAGGGGTAACGGTAGAAGCCCACGAAATGGCCATCCAAAGAATGGTGCAGGCAGGTGCAGTGCCGGTGACGTGGTTGCAGGTGCTCCTGGAATGGCAGCGCGACTGGGCTCGCCAGGAAACTTACAACGCGGTAATGAGCGTGGCAAAAGAGCACGCTGGCGGTTATGGCCTCGGCATCAATTACGCAAAAGCGATGCTCGGGGAACACGCCAGCGAAGCGCAGAAGGAGTTGGGGAAATAA